One genomic segment of Natrialbaceae archaeon AArc-T1-2 includes these proteins:
- a CDS encoding redox-regulated ATPase YchF produces the protein MLSIALAGKPNAGKSTFYTAATMAEVDVANYPFTTIDANRGVSHVRTDCPCLERDERCNSDDCRDGKRYVPIELLDVAGLVPGAHEGKGLGNQFLDELTNADVIVNVIDASGGTNEKGEPVEVGEHDPLEDVDFVEKEMDLWLADIVDRNWESVERKSRSPEFDIDDALAEMLTGFGATPADVAAVLRGLEYPEDPIQWTDEDREALARDVRRRTKPIVIAANKIDVAPDEHVERLLELDKPVIPTTAEGELALRRAAENALVEYDPGDESIDIGGDASDAQREALEDLGETMAEWDGTGVQDALDYAVYDLLDHITAYPVEDASKWSDGSGNILPDAHLLPRGSTPVDLAYAVHSDIGDGYLHAVDAKSNREVSEEYELEEGDVIKIVSTN, from the coding sequence ATGCTCTCTATTGCGCTTGCCGGGAAGCCGAACGCCGGCAAGTCCACGTTCTACACGGCGGCGACGATGGCCGAGGTAGACGTCGCCAACTACCCATTCACCACCATCGACGCCAACCGCGGCGTGAGCCACGTTCGGACTGACTGTCCCTGTCTCGAGCGTGACGAACGCTGTAACAGCGACGACTGCCGGGACGGCAAGCGATACGTCCCGATCGAACTGCTCGACGTCGCCGGCTTAGTGCCGGGTGCACACGAGGGGAAAGGACTCGGCAACCAGTTCCTCGACGAACTCACGAACGCAGACGTCATCGTCAACGTGATCGATGCCTCCGGTGGAACCAACGAGAAAGGCGAACCGGTCGAGGTCGGCGAGCACGACCCCTTAGAGGACGTCGACTTCGTCGAGAAGGAGATGGACCTCTGGCTCGCGGACATCGTCGATCGCAACTGGGAGTCGGTCGAACGCAAGTCCCGCTCGCCCGAGTTCGACATCGACGACGCGCTCGCGGAGATGCTCACCGGCTTCGGCGCGACACCGGCCGACGTGGCGGCCGTTCTGCGGGGCCTCGAGTACCCCGAGGATCCGATCCAGTGGACCGACGAGGACCGCGAGGCGTTGGCCAGGGACGTCCGCCGACGGACGAAGCCGATCGTGATCGCCGCGAACAAGATCGACGTCGCCCCCGACGAACACGTCGAGCGGCTACTCGAGCTCGATAAACCCGTGATCCCCACCACCGCAGAGGGCGAACTCGCGCTCCGGCGAGCCGCCGAGAACGCCCTCGTCGAGTACGACCCCGGCGACGAGTCGATCGACATCGGCGGCGACGCAAGCGACGCCCAACGGGAGGCGCTCGAGGACCTTGGTGAGACGATGGCCGAGTGGGACGGCACCGGCGTCCAAGACGCACTGGATTACGCCGTCTACGATCTGCTGGATCACATTACAGCCTACCCTGTCGAGGACGCCTCGAAGTGGTCCGACGGCAGTGGCAACATCCTGCCAGATGCCCACCTGCTGCCCCGGGGCTCGACACCCGTCGATCTGGCCTACGCCGTCCACTCAGACATCGGCGACGGCTACCTCCACGCTGTCGACGCGAAATCGAACCGGGAGGTCAGCGAGGAGTACGAACTCGAGGAAGGAGATGTGATCAAGATCGTGAGCACTAATTGA
- a CDS encoding DUF7001 family protein yields the protein MVDRIVCYRAPTTVADVDAVVEWLRDRVDATVSIRDRFLETHRTDELPERFAESRVVSPYERETGNTMVGIVRYEERALEHPEREGGVLYDGVHVQRALNAALPDDERGLETAHIAVLDRAIGTWGDHDGRWHKRVNVLGQPAIVSVPGLYEAPAKPEEYYQEKQKHALLSGDAPPREVLENQVDGEFLIENDPRTTDALKGYVLQAYHYLETGEAFCENEGCRLFNAHYHEDLLEAQLREPAFCDEHAPLYDE from the coding sequence ATGGTCGATCGAATCGTCTGCTATCGAGCGCCGACCACCGTCGCCGACGTCGACGCCGTCGTCGAGTGGCTTCGCGACCGCGTCGACGCGACCGTCTCGATTAGAGACCGCTTTCTCGAGACCCACCGCACCGACGAACTCCCCGAGCGGTTCGCCGAATCCCGAGTCGTGTCGCCGTACGAGCGAGAGACCGGCAACACGATGGTAGGTATCGTTCGGTACGAAGAGCGTGCCCTTGAGCATCCCGAACGCGAGGGTGGGGTCCTCTACGACGGCGTACACGTCCAGCGGGCGCTGAACGCCGCGTTGCCGGACGACGAACGCGGCCTCGAGACGGCCCACATCGCTGTTCTCGACCGGGCGATCGGGACGTGGGGCGACCACGACGGACGCTGGCACAAACGGGTGAACGTGCTCGGTCAGCCTGCGATTGTCTCCGTTCCAGGACTGTACGAGGCCCCGGCCAAGCCCGAGGAGTACTACCAGGAAAAACAGAAACACGCCCTGCTGTCGGGCGATGCACCGCCACGGGAGGTACTAGAGAACCAGGTCGACGGCGAGTTCCTGATCGAGAACGATCCCAGGACGACCGACGCGCTGAAGGGGTACGTCCTCCAGGCGTATCACTACCTCGAGACCGGCGAGGCGTTCTGTGAGAACGAGGGATGTCGGCTGTTCAACGCCCACTACCACGAGGACCTGCTCGAGGCACAGCTACGCGAGCCGGCATTTTGTGACGAGCACGCCCCGCTGTACGACGAGTAG
- a CDS encoding FxLYD domain-containing protein — translation MYRRGFLVAVVATTGCLEAAGDNGEEVTDPTDIVIVSDGLGREDTGTEDERVYVWGVARNEDDRDLSYVEIRATFLDADGKELDSVIEHVEDVTSGQEWAFEIEYPHFGEDAADVDDYELEPTTGL, via the coding sequence ATGTACCGTCGCGGGTTCCTCGTCGCCGTCGTCGCGACGACGGGCTGTCTCGAAGCCGCCGGAGACAACGGCGAGGAGGTCACCGATCCGACGGATATCGTCATCGTCTCCGACGGACTCGGTCGGGAGGACACCGGAACGGAAGACGAACGCGTCTACGTCTGGGGCGTCGCCAGAAACGAGGACGACCGAGACCTGAGCTACGTCGAGATCCGGGCTACCTTCCTCGATGCGGACGGCAAAGAACTCGACAGCGTCATCGAACACGTCGAGGACGTCACGTCGGGTCAGGAGTGGGCGTTCGAGATCGAGTACCCACACTTCGGTGAAGACGCCGCCGACGTCGACGACTACGAACTCGAGCCGACGACAGGTCTGTAG
- a CDS encoding flippase, giving the protein MTDHDDGIAVLAKQGSITFVGNVVNGVLGFAIVMLMTRFVSPSVYGLFVLATSVVLFMQVFANLGLPLAIDYFVPQYLDDDEPGKAKGVIVQVTTAVLVSATVVSIALTVGASTVSGLFREPSLAVALVLLSVAIPMLAIYNVLLTSYYSIKKLQYRVLVRDLVRPVVRFVATLGLLLAGFGLLGLVGGYVVGLLVAITVGAIVFLYRAWSIVSADLEFVPSRPLFTYSVPLAMTSVVYVLMGHVDYFVLGFFLNSGDVGIYRVGYMVGSALVIIFSSLAPVFKPLIAETREDTDLVEQRFRVAARWIAGFTIPIAITLSLGASSYLAVLYTPQYAEASAVVALLCVAFLFNVTFGGPDGTLLQGMGYSRVVFLNTSVLFGANFVVSIALVPIFGIEGAAIGSATALVLVGVLTIGELYYLDGVHTFTRDFAKVVLAGAPATIAGLPVVAFVASDVVVVVVLPIIVTLVYLLSLVVTDAFTDADARMISAFAPNVRTWLPAGLLGR; this is encoded by the coding sequence ATGACCGACCACGACGACGGCATCGCCGTACTCGCAAAGCAGGGAAGCATCACGTTCGTCGGGAACGTCGTCAACGGCGTACTCGGCTTCGCCATCGTGATGCTGATGACCCGCTTCGTCAGCCCGTCGGTGTACGGTCTGTTCGTGCTCGCGACGTCCGTGGTGCTTTTCATGCAGGTGTTCGCGAACCTCGGTCTGCCGCTTGCGATCGATTACTTCGTTCCGCAGTATCTCGACGACGACGAACCCGGCAAAGCGAAAGGCGTCATCGTCCAGGTTACGACGGCAGTACTGGTCTCCGCGACCGTCGTTTCAATCGCGCTGACCGTCGGCGCCTCGACCGTTAGCGGACTCTTTCGGGAACCCTCGTTGGCCGTCGCACTGGTACTGCTAAGCGTCGCGATCCCGATGCTTGCGATCTACAACGTGTTACTCACCTCCTACTACAGCATCAAGAAGCTCCAGTACCGGGTGCTGGTTCGCGACCTCGTCCGTCCGGTCGTCCGGTTCGTCGCCACGCTCGGGTTGTTACTCGCCGGCTTCGGCCTGCTCGGACTCGTCGGGGGATACGTCGTCGGCCTGCTCGTCGCGATCACCGTCGGCGCGATCGTGTTTCTCTATCGAGCCTGGTCGATCGTCTCGGCAGATCTCGAGTTCGTCCCCTCGCGGCCGCTTTTCACCTACTCGGTGCCGCTTGCGATGACGAGCGTCGTCTACGTCCTGATGGGCCACGTCGATTACTTCGTGCTCGGATTTTTCCTCAACTCGGGCGACGTCGGCATCTATCGCGTCGGCTACATGGTCGGCTCGGCGCTGGTAATCATCTTCAGCTCGCTCGCACCCGTGTTCAAGCCCCTGATCGCCGAGACGAGAGAGGACACCGACCTCGTCGAACAGCGGTTTCGCGTCGCCGCCCGCTGGATCGCCGGCTTTACGATCCCGATCGCGATCACGCTCTCACTCGGCGCGAGTTCGTACCTCGCAGTGTTGTACACGCCTCAGTACGCCGAGGCCAGCGCCGTCGTCGCCTTGCTCTGTGTGGCATTTCTGTTCAACGTCACGTTCGGCGGTCCCGACGGGACGCTGTTACAGGGGATGGGCTACTCGCGGGTCGTCTTTCTCAACACGTCGGTGTTGTTCGGCGCGAACTTCGTCGTCTCGATAGCGCTCGTTCCGATTTTCGGCATCGAGGGTGCAGCAATCGGCTCCGCAACCGCGCTCGTGCTCGTGGGCGTACTCACCATCGGCGAGCTGTACTATCTCGACGGCGTCCACACCTTCACCCGCGACTTCGCCAAGGTCGTTCTCGCGGGCGCCCCGGCGACGATCGCCGGCCTCCCAGTCGTCGCGTTCGTCGCGTCGGACGTGGTCGTCGTCGTCGTTCTCCCGATCATCGTCACCCTCGTATATCTCCTCTCGCTCGTCGTCACCGACGCGTTCACCGATGCGGACGCGCGGATGATCTCGGCGTTCGCTCCGAACGTCCGAACGTGGCTCCCGGCAGGGCTCCTGGGTCGGTGA
- the glmS gene encoding glutamine--fructose-6-phosphate transaminase (isomerizing) — MCGIIGHVGTGDAIETLLSGLENLEYRGYDSAGVAVQNGAGIEVRKRSGKVSELKASVGNPGLEGRIGIGHTRWSTHGPPTDENAHPHTDSTTDVAVVHNGIIENYADLKSRLSERGHEFTSDTDTEVIPHLIQHYLEEGYGNESAFRHAIDALEGSYAVAAMLSGEHAIYAARQGSPLVVGIDDGEYFLASDVPAFLEYTDTVVYLEDGDVAIVRPDGVEFTNLDGRPVSRPPETVDWDPEQTGKGEYDHFMLKEIHEQPTSLAQTIEGRIQPDNASIDLEGFEPGSFDGIDTVQLVACGTSYHAALFGSLALNRAGIPARALLANEYSVCSPPVRDGTLVVAVSQSGETADTLSALRAADAEGARTLTVTNVVGSTAARVADESICIRAGPEIGVAATKTFSSQAVILALLAHRLAADASDGTPFDIESFLPGLAALPDRIDGLLASSNADRIARRYVDAESYFFIGRGLGFPVALEGALKFKEITYEHAEGFASGELKHGPLALVTPETPVFPVFTGEEDEKTLKNTEEAATRGAPVVAVCPDDHRATELADAHLEIPETEPSLAALLANVQLQLVSYHAADLLDRPIDKPRNLAKSVTVE; from the coding sequence ATGTGTGGAATCATCGGACACGTCGGGACCGGCGATGCGATCGAGACGCTGTTGTCCGGTCTCGAGAACCTCGAGTACCGTGGCTACGACTCCGCTGGCGTCGCGGTTCAGAACGGGGCGGGGATCGAGGTCCGCAAACGCTCCGGGAAGGTCTCCGAACTGAAGGCGTCGGTCGGGAACCCTGGGCTCGAGGGGCGGATCGGCATCGGTCACACCCGCTGGAGCACGCACGGACCGCCGACCGACGAGAACGCCCACCCGCATACGGATTCGACGACGGACGTCGCGGTCGTCCACAACGGGATCATCGAGAACTACGCCGACCTCAAGTCCCGACTCTCCGAACGCGGCCACGAGTTCACGAGCGACACCGACACCGAGGTTATCCCACACCTCATCCAGCACTATCTCGAGGAGGGCTACGGAAACGAGTCCGCTTTCCGGCACGCGATCGACGCCCTCGAGGGAAGCTACGCCGTCGCCGCCATGCTGTCGGGCGAACACGCAATTTACGCCGCCCGGCAGGGGTCGCCGCTCGTCGTCGGGATCGACGACGGCGAGTACTTCCTCGCCAGCGACGTCCCCGCGTTCCTCGAGTACACGGACACTGTCGTCTACCTCGAGGACGGCGACGTCGCGATCGTTCGTCCCGACGGCGTCGAGTTCACCAACCTCGATGGGAGGCCGGTATCGCGGCCACCCGAGACCGTCGACTGGGATCCCGAACAGACGGGGAAAGGCGAGTACGATCACTTCATGCTCAAGGAGATCCACGAGCAGCCGACTTCGCTGGCCCAGACGATCGAGGGGCGCATCCAGCCCGACAACGCGTCGATTGACCTCGAGGGATTCGAACCGGGCTCGTTCGACGGGATCGATACCGTCCAGCTCGTCGCCTGTGGCACCTCCTATCACGCGGCACTTTTCGGGTCACTCGCGTTGAACCGGGCCGGCATTCCGGCCCGTGCGCTCTTGGCCAACGAGTACAGCGTCTGTTCGCCGCCAGTTCGGGACGGAACGCTGGTCGTCGCGGTCAGTCAAAGCGGCGAGACGGCAGACACCCTCTCGGCACTGCGAGCCGCAGACGCCGAGGGTGCACGGACGCTGACCGTCACCAACGTCGTCGGATCGACGGCCGCTCGCGTTGCCGACGAGTCGATCTGTATCCGTGCCGGTCCCGAGATCGGCGTCGCCGCGACCAAGACCTTCTCTTCACAGGCGGTCATTCTCGCGTTGCTCGCCCACCGGCTCGCGGCAGACGCCAGCGACGGGACCCCGTTCGACATCGAGTCGTTTCTCCCCGGCCTCGCCGCGCTTCCCGATCGGATCGACGGTCTGCTCGCGTCGTCCAACGCCGACCGGATCGCTCGCCGGTACGTAGATGCCGAGTCGTACTTCTTCATCGGCCGGGGGCTCGGCTTCCCGGTTGCCCTCGAGGGGGCGTTGAAGTTCAAAGAGATCACGTACGAACACGCCGAAGGGTTCGCCTCGGGCGAGCTCAAACACGGACCGCTCGCGCTCGTGACGCCGGAGACGCCGGTGTTTCCGGTCTTTACCGGCGAGGAAGACGAAAAGACGCTAAAAAATACGGAGGAGGCCGCGACCCGAGGTGCACCCGTCGTCGCCGTCTGTCCGGACGATCACCGGGCGACCGAACTCGCGGACGCCCACCTCGAGATCCCCGAGACGGAGCCCTCGCTCGCGGCTCTGCTCGCGAACGTCCAGCTCCAGCTCGTCTCCTATCATGCGGCCGACCTGCTGGATCGGCCGATCGACAAGCCGCGTAACCTCGCGAAAAGCGTCACCGTCGAATAA
- a CDS encoding metal-dependent hydrolase, with amino-acid sequence MELTWHGHSTWHVTVDETKLLIDPFFDNPKTDLEPADVDTPDYVLLTHGHADHIADADAFADATLVATPELASYVESEFGYDDTVGMNIGGTLECDDAFVTMHRADHTNGIMTEYDVDAGMPTGFVVSDTMPTKEADGESRTFYHAGDTGLMTEMRDVIAPFLEPDAVAVPIGDHFTMGPWQAGVAVDWLDADHALAMHYDTFPPIEQDPEDFEREVRATGSDADVHVLEGDETFTLEDPV; translated from the coding sequence ATGGAACTCACCTGGCACGGTCACTCGACGTGGCACGTTACCGTCGACGAGACGAAGCTGTTGATCGATCCGTTCTTCGACAACCCGAAGACCGATCTCGAGCCGGCAGACGTCGACACCCCCGACTACGTATTGTTGACCCACGGCCACGCCGACCACATCGCGGATGCGGACGCGTTCGCGGACGCGACGCTCGTGGCGACACCCGAGCTCGCGAGCTACGTGGAGTCCGAGTTCGGCTACGACGACACCGTCGGGATGAACATCGGCGGCACCCTCGAGTGCGACGACGCGTTCGTGACGATGCACCGGGCCGACCACACCAACGGCATTATGACCGAGTACGACGTCGACGCTGGGATGCCGACCGGCTTCGTCGTCTCCGATACGATGCCGACGAAAGAGGCAGACGGCGAGAGCCGGACCTTCTATCACGCCGGCGACACCGGCCTCATGACCGAGATGCGCGACGTCATCGCTCCCTTCCTCGAACCCGACGCCGTCGCCGTTCCGATCGGCGATCACTTCACGATGGGGCCGTGGCAGGCCGGCGTCGCCGTCGACTGGCTCGACGCCGATCACGCTCTGGCGATGCACTACGATACGTTCCCGCCGATCGAACAGGACCCCGAAGACTTCGAGCGGGAAGTGCGTGCGACCGGCAGCGACGCCGACGTCCACGTCCTCGAGGGCGACGAGACGTTCACGCTCGAGGATCCGGTGTAG
- a CDS encoding DNA-directed RNA polymerase subunit L: MELRVTESSENELSIEIAGEDHTFMNVLKGALLEHDDVAAATYDVNPEQSGGQTEPILTIKTESGVDPLDALEDAAVTVQEKSQAFRDAFEAAA; the protein is encoded by the coding sequence ATGGAACTGCGGGTCACCGAAAGCAGCGAGAACGAGCTTTCGATCGAGATCGCCGGCGAGGACCACACGTTCATGAACGTCCTCAAAGGGGCTCTGCTCGAACACGACGACGTCGCCGCCGCGACTTACGACGTGAACCCAGAACAGTCGGGCGGTCAGACCGAACCCATTCTGACGATCAAGACGGAATCCGGCGTCGACCCTCTCGACGCGCTCGAGGACGCCGCCGTGACCGTCCAGGAGAAATCACAGGCGTTCCGGGACGCCTTCGAGGCGGCGGCCTGA